The Pan troglodytes isolate AG18354 chromosome 15, NHGRI_mPanTro3-v2.0_pri, whole genome shotgun sequence genomic sequence GTCAAAGCCGTATATTTCCACCAGAGGCCCAAGAGTGCGATGGCAAACCCTGGGTTTGAAACTAAGAAACGTAAAACAAGCACTGAGGACTCCACTGCCTCTTGAAGTGACCTCTCTGACCCTCTGTTTCTTCTGCACTGTTAGGATAATGATACTAACTCCATGTTGTTGTAGAGAAGTATAAATGAGCTAATGCAGGTGAACCGCCTGGGGATACCAGGAGGTGAGGTCGAGGAGGAACGAGGTATCACTCCTCAGAGCCACTCAGAGACAGGCTGTGCACGAGTCAGAGGAACCTGGATTTTAATTCCGGTTCCATCACTCAGTAGCTGAAACAAGCTATTCCATTTCACTTAGCCTCAGTCTATTCAATCTGTAAAATAGAGTGAGTTTACTTTTGGAAAACTCTGTAAAATAGACAGCTTACTTTTGGTGAAGGTTAAACATAGTAATATTTATGGAGTGTCTAGTATGTCTTTAATAATTAGTGGTTTTACTGAAAAGTAGAGAGAGTTGGCCCAGAGGGAGCAAGATTTCTGGGTCTCAAACATGTAGCCCAGGAGAGCCTAAGTGAATCTGGGGCCCTCTCCAAACAGATCCTGGGGGAGACTCAGTGCACACCCGGAGAAGCAGCTCCTCCCCATCGGATCTCTAGTGCTTGGCAGCGAGCGGGGTCTTAAGGGGGTGTCCACAACACATGGCAgactgcagatgaagaaactgaggcccagagggggtAAGCCTTGCCCAGGGTGACCTAGTAGCTGCATAGATGGGAGAATGGAGGCCAGGGCCTCACTGAGACTCTCTGGTCAGCTGCCCCTGGGCTGTATCCAATAAGGAAACTCCCCTGCTTCTGAAGCTGTTCTCGAAATTATCAGCTCAGTGTGACCCTGCGGGGGGTTGAGTCACATTGTTTCTTTAGCAGCATCTCCATACATGGCTGGTTCCAACCCTTGGCAGGAGGGACCATATTGTGCTGTAAAATAGACTCATTTAGAGAAGCCGGAGATTAAAGCACCCACCCATGTCCTTCAAAGCTCTCCAGGCAAGTGCCACGGTGGGAACAGGTAGGGAGTGTCGGTGGGGGGAAGCCCAGACTCTGCTCACTCATTATCTGCAGATTAGGGCTATTGTTGGTGGCTACTAAGTCAGGGATTTCAAAATCAGGAAGATGCAGCCAGGAAAAGAGGAGGCAGGACTCTGCAGAGCAGGCAGGACTCTGCAGAGTCGGAGTGATAACCGAGTCTGAGTCCAAGCTTTGCCAGTGTTAGCAAGCGACTCCATCTCTCTGAACCTCGGAttacccatctgtaaaatagagctAGCAGCAAGATGTACCTTTTTGGGTGGTGCAGGGCTGAAGGAGTTGGCACAGTGCCTGAAAGAGGGTGCGGGCAATGCGCCCAACTGCTGTGGCTGCTGGGTTTGGTGCCGGGTTCGATTCTGCAGGCAGAAACTTCTACATGAGCCTCCTTCTCGGAGGGAGCTCAGGGCACAATTTGGAGGCTGGGCTGGCAAGGGTGACCTGCTGGAGCTATTCAACTTCACTTAAAGACAGGCCTGCAGTCCAAGCCTGCCCAATTCCTGAGACCATTCTCTGTCCGCTGCTGAGCCCCACGGCCACTCTGCAAGGGATTTCCCACCCAGCTGTTTGGGGCCCTTTGGAGTTTGGTTTTAATTGGGTCATGGGATGCTGTGACAGGCTGCCCCTGCCTGGTGGGGATCTGGGGTCACTGATGACATTGTGCCCATGGAGACAGCCCAGCGGAAAGGGATTCCCTCCAAGGCGACACACAGGGCAAAGCTCACATCAGAAGCCAGGCAGGCCCTCTGCACCTGGTAATTAGCCGGCCCAGGTGCTGTCAGGctcacacgtgtgtgtgtgtgtgtgtgtgtgtgtgtgtaaagcatGTACCCTATGGTACAGTTGAGAATATGGAGGCCTCAGATGGGGCTTTTGCCAGAAACTGCCATGCCTACTGCTCACACTTCCATAGCACGTGCCCCCAACCACCCCATGGTGTAGGTGCTGTTATTATCACTATCTTACAGTTATGGAGCAGTGGCTCAAGGTGTAACtgacttgcccaaaatcacactACAAGGACACAGCagggctgagatttgaacccaggcagcggcTTCAGAGCCTGGGCTGTTTCCTACTGCGGAGGGAGGAGGCAAGACTTCTACCCGTAGCCAGATGGGGAGGCATGGGCACAGGAACGGCTCTTGGGTGaagtggagggaggaagaggaggactgAAGGCGAAGGCCACGTCAGGAGTGATGGGAGACCCCACAAAGGCCTCCCTGAGAAGCGCTAGAGACAAAGATGAGTGCCTCCTTATCTGGAAGATGAAAAGATGTCTTTGCCTGCATGGGCTGCCGTCACAAAGTCCCAGAGGCTAGGGGGCTTCAACAACAGAACTTTCTTTCTTTACaactctggaagctggaagtctgagattaaGGCACCAGCAGGATTTGTTCCTTCCAAGGCCCCTCTCCTTGGCTCACAGgtggctgccttctccctgtcTTCAcctggtcttccctctgtgcatgtctcTATCCTGAtctcctctttttaatttttgcataaggacGTAGTCATATTGGGTTGGGGCCCACTCTAGTGACCTCATTCTAACTCAGTTCCCTCTTTAAAAGCCCTGTCTCCAGATATAGTCACATTCTGGGGTATTGAAGGTAAGGACTTCAGCATATGCATTTTGGGGGCACAATTCAGCCAGAACAGGAGGACGGTGGGGATGTCCACATGAAGAGGTTCAGGCAGAATTCCTTTAGGAGGGGAAGGTGTCTCTCTGTGGGACAAGGGTGGCATGGAGCAGCCcctgggggaaggagaaggggacagTTTGCATACTGGTATTCTGCCTACCCCAGGGTGGACACTCACTCAGCGTTTGCTGAATGAACAGGGCAAGGCCAGCAGTGCTGATGGTCCCAGGCATGTAGCTGGTCTGAGTTCATAGAAGGACCACAGTGCCCTGCCATGTGCCAAACCAGGACACCAGAGTGAAGGCCAGAAGCTCACATGGAAGCAGCTTAGTTCCCTGGTAACCTCGAGATGCTGATGAGACAGAGCAGAGCAGAGGGAACCCTCTCCCTCCATATCCCATCCTCCAAAATGTGTCCCTTGATGTGGATGGGTAGACAGGATTCCTGCCCTGGCAGCCAGACCCCTGCCTTGGGTCTgcacctcctctccctccttcctctccccgtCATCCCTAAATCTTGTCCTCGAGCCACTGCCACCCTGTGTAAACCCTCATGCCCAGTCTTGGGGGTGCCATCCCTTCTCTTTGAAGCTGAATGGACGAAACATACCCATTGAGTGTTGGGTGGGGACATCTCTGGAAAGTCAGCACCTGGACCAGCTCCACCCCTCTCTGAGGACACCTTCTTTCCCTTTCAGAACAAAGAACAGCCACCATGCAGCTCTTCCTCCTCTTGTGCCTGGTGCTTCTCAGCCCTCAGGGGGCCTCCCTTCACCGCCACCACCCCCGGGAGATGAAGAAGAGAGTCGAGGACCTCCATGTAGGTGCCACGGTGGCCCCCAGCAGCAGAAGGGACTTTACCTTCGACCTCTACAGGGCCTTGGCTTCCGCTGCCCCCAGCCAGAACATCTTCTTCTCCCCTGTGAGCATCTCCATGAGCCTGGCCATGCTCTCCCTGGGGGCTGGGTCCAGCACAAAGATGCAGATCCTGGAGGGTCTGGGCCTCAACCTCCAGAAAAGCTCAGAGGAGGAGCTGCACAGAGGCTTTCAGCAGCTCCTTCAGGAACTCAACCAGCCCAGAGATGGCTTCCAGCTGAGCCTCGGCAACGCCCTTTTCACCGACCTGGTGGTGGACCTGCAGGACACCTTCGTAAGTGCCATGAAGACGCTGTACCTGGCAGACACTTTCCCCACCAACTTTAGGGACTCTGCAGGGGCCATGAAGCAGATCAATGATTATGTGGCAAAGCAAACGAAGGGCAAGATTGTGGACTTGCTTAAGAACCTCGATAGCAATGCGGTCGTGATCATGGTGAATTACATCTTCTTTAAAGGTAAGGCCCTTGGGCCCAAACCTGCACTTTCTTTGGCTTTTCTGCTGCTTTTATCTAAAGAATACCCAATTCCCTCACATACATAAAAGACGGGGAGTACATTAAGTTCTTTTGGGTGCCTGTTgagaaaaattaagtaaacaaGCAGCCAGAGAAGGTAAGATGAATGCCTTCTTGCTGTGGATGGGATTAGTGAGGCTGAGATGCTGTTTCCTCCATGGAGGAAGAGCTGGTTGCTGTCTTTGGGCCCCTGGGGACATCTGAAGCCCCAGCTTTCATACAGGCTCTGAAGCATGAACCCATTGTGGCCACCATGGCAAAGACACCAACACCTTAGCCACTCAGGGCAGGACACAGACCCCAGAAGGGCTTAAAGGGCATTTCCCAGTCCCCCATATCCCCCAGATCCTGGCCCCTCTGCCCTCATAGAGGCCAAGACTCCCTCAGACAAATGCTTGTTCCTCTGAAATGCCTCCTCCTGACTCCTCAGCAAGAGCTGACCTCTGCTTATCTCCCCGACACTCCTTGTAAGCATTCCTGCTCGCCTCTGCAGCTCCTGCCAGTTGCTGACCCTGGGGAAAGCAAGAGTGgatagagaggagaagagaggagaggagagggtgggAAGGGTTGCGAAGGAAGGTAAATTGTTAACACCTCCCCTTCCTATGGTCACAGATCGTGAGTATCTTTGGCCATTTGGgtggctataacaaaataccgtaaactgggtggcttagcaacaacaaacatatatttctcatagttctggaggctgagaagtccaggatcaaggcactggcagatgcAGTGCCCATTCCTTGGTTCATAGAGAGTGCCTTCTTAGTATATCCTTGCTCGAAGGAGGAAGGCAGCTCTCTGTGGTCTCTTTTGTAAGGACACCGATCCTGTTCATGACAgctccacccccatgacctaatcaacTCCCAAAGGCCCCCTGTCCTAATACCaccaccttgggggttaggtttcaacatatgaacaatgtggggacacaaacattgaGACCACAGCAGTGAGTGTCGAACTTGGACTCTGAGATTTCCTATCCCCTGGTGCAGGGCAGTGCCCATTACACCAGATTGCTGAGGGCAGCTGGGAAATAAGCTAAGGACGGTATTGACTGGGGTCTTCCTTCGATAACAATTAAGAAGTtggaaacaggccaggcgtggtggctcacgcctataatcccaacattttaggaggccgagatgggcagatcacctgaggtcaggagttcgagatcagcctggccaacatagtgaaaccccatctctactaaaaaaatacagaaattagccaggcatggtggtgggcgcctgtaattccagctacttgggaggctgaggcaggagaatcacttgaacctgggaggtgggggctgtagtgagccaaaattgcgccactgcactccagcctgggtcacagagcgagactccatctcaaaaaaaaaaaaaagaaagaaagaaagaaaaaagaaataaaataaaataaaaagaagttggaAACAATCACTTGTAGCGTTTTGTTCAGAAATTCCCATAGGAAGGTCAGAGAAGGGTCATTGAAGACTTCCCAATGGGAAAAACCATTCATTTCCAGGATCCATACTAActtctttctaaaatttaaatcaaaatattgGAATGAAAGTGCAAACAGAGAAGCTCACCCAGATATCAGGTAGCATTCACAGCCAGCCACATTTTTCACCCTCTTCACTTGGAGATTTGGTCTTGAGTAAAACGTTAGAGAATCAGAGAACATCAGGGGTCCAGGGCCTCTGAAGATGTGAAAACCAACCTCCTTGTTTTGCAAATGTGGAAGGAAAAGTCCCACGAAAAGTCCAAGAATGTGCCCAATGTTATAAAGAGACTTGCCTTCATATTCAAGAAGTTCAACAGTCACTGCTCTGAGGCTGCCATAAAGATGGTCTCTGCTGGCTATCTTTACTGTCTTCACTCCTTTTATTTGCAGCTGAGAATTTCTAATTCTGACacaaaattctttttcatttttcccttttttcatcTTTAGCTAAGTGGGAGACAAGCTTCAACCACAAAGGCACCCAAGAGCAAGACTTCTACGTGACCTCGGAGACTGTGGTGCGGGTACCCATGATGAGCCGCGAGGATCAGTATCACTACCTCCTGGACCGGAACCTCTCTTGCAGGGTGGTGGGGGTCCCCTACCAAGGCAATGCCACGGCTTTGTTCATTCTCCCCAGTGAGGGAAAGATGCAGCAGGTGGAGAATGGACTGAGTGAGAAAACGCTGAGGAAGTGGCTTAAGATGTTCAAAAAGAGGTACTTTCAGACTACCCCAGGGCCAGCCTAACCCCACACAGCCCCAGGGAGACACACACGCCCTACCAGGGCCACACAGCACTGGTGGGAAGGACTCACCCAGCCAAGgagctgcctccaggcccagagGCATCCTTTGACATCCAGGTCCTGGGGGCCTAGCCCAGTTGGAGGGACAAGAGCTGGAAACTGGGTTCCTTAGGGTGGTGCCAGAGTGGGCAGAGACCTCTGGGCAGCCCACGTCCAAGTCCAGAGCAAGGGGAGGCTCATCCTAGAAAAGAGACCAGAGGAGCCATAACCACCATTGTTCCTTGGGTTAAGGAgtccttttttaaaaccatcaaaactAAGAATCCAGTGCATTATGAAGCCAAGGGGTGAGGCTCAGTGTGCCAATGCCCCAGAACAGTCTAAGAAAGCTCCTTTTCCCTTTCCAGGCAGCTCGAGCTTTACCTTCCCAAATTCTCCATTGAGGGCTCCTATCAGCTGGAGAAAGTCCTCCCCAATCTGGGGATCAGTAACGTCTTCACCTCCCATGCTGATCTGTCCGGCATCAGCAACCACTCAAATATCCAGGTGTCTGAGGTGGGTTCAGAAGCTCCTATGCATCTGCTTCCCGAgatctattctgttctattctttCTATTCTACTCtaccccatttcattccattccattccactccactccactccactccactccactccactccagttcactctattcaattccactccactccactccagttcactctattccattccactccattccactcctccaCTCCTCTcatccactccactctactcctcCACTCCacatctccactccactcctccactccactcctccactccactccactcatccactccactcctccactccactcctccacTCCACTCATTCACTCCActcttccattccactacattccactcctccactccactcttccactccactccattccactcctccactccactccactccactctattctattctattccattccattccattctactctattctattccattccattgcagtcaactccactccactctctactattctattccactcctctcccctccactccattccattgcagtccactccactgcactccactcctttattctgttctgttctgttctattctattctattctattctattctattctattctattctattctattctattctctccctctccctctcttttcccaCAAGTAGCGAAAGTTTCACTTTGTGTCTTATCCTTCATGTAATGGGAAGCCATATCCACCACTGTTCCTTGAGTTAAGGAGTCCTGTTTTAAACAATCAAAACTAAGAAGGCACTTCCTAGCTATGTGATCTCCAAAAAATACTTGACTCTCTgagcttcctttctctcttctataAAATTGAAGAATTACGCCTTGCTCAAAGATGCCATGAGAATTCAATGACAGACACATGCGAAGTCAccccccagcacagtgcctggggcAGAGTAGCTGCTCCATTGTTCCATTTCCTACTTGCTCCATGGCTCAGTTGAACAGATACTTAGAGGTTGATGCCCATAGGCAGAAGCTTTGCCATTTGCTATGATGACTTCACCCGCCCCTGGTGGCCTGGTGACGCCTGTTGTCTCCCCTGCAGGTGGTGCACAAAGCTGTGGTGGAGGTGGACGAGTCGGGAACCAGAGCAGCGGCAGCCACGGGGACAATCTTCACTTTCAGGTCGGCCCGCCTGAACTCTCAGAGGCTAGTGTTCAACAGGCCCTTTCTGATGTTCATTGTGGATAACAACATCCTCTTCCTTGGCAAAGTGAACCGCCCCTGAGGTGGGGCTTCTCCTGAAATCTACAGGCCTCAGGGTGGGAGATGAAGGGGGCTATGCTATGGCCCATCTGTATGCTGGTAGCTAGTGATTTACACAGGTTTAGTTGACTAATGAGGCATTACAAATAATATTACTCTATGATGATTGCTTCCACCCACACGACTGCAACACACAGGTGCCTTGGGGAAATGTGGAGAACATTCAATCTTGCCGTCACTATTCATCAATGAAGATTAGCACTGAGATCCAGAGAGGCTGGATGACTTGCTCAAGTTCACCAGCATGGTAGTGGCAAAGAGAGGTCCAGAGTCCTGGCCCTTGATGCCCAGCTCAGTGCCACAAAGCTCAGTAGGAGGGATGTTCCAGTGGATGAGGGCCACCAGGAAGCACAGGTCCAAGGCTGGTCCCACACTTATCAGCAGCAACAACTGTCAATTCATCCTGCATGGGAAAAATGTTGGAATGGGAGTCTGAAATGGGGCTACTGTTTCAGTCCTAACGTGCTGTGTGACATTGGGACAACACTttccctctctggacctcagtttccctctgtATACAAGGATCAGATTCTTGCTGTGACCCAAGAACTCCTGAAATCATATAGAAAGGCTGGGGTGGGCCCTGTCATTCGTGGTTGATTTCAATACACTCAAGTGCCATTCATCCTTTAAGAAAAACATCTGGATATCAAGGTGGAAATGGCCCATTTAATGATTGATTATATCATTTTGTGGATATAGTTATAATCTGATGGGCCTGGCTGGGAGTGGAAGAAGGGAAGCCTTTTGCAAATAGTAGAGTATCAGTTGCAGGTGCCAATGACTAACTTTTTGAATTCTATGTTGGCATTAACAATAAAGCATTTTGCAAACACTGGTTATAACTGTCTTTATGGAGGCAGCTCTGGGAATGGTGACATTGATAGCTTACCATGCTCCAGgccgggtgcctggcccttcaCCTGGATGGTCGCATTTGCCCCTCATAAGACTCCCATGAAGAAAGGCACCACTGTTATCCCATCTGTTATTCACAGATGGGAAAGGCAAGGCTTGAAGTGGCTAGGTGGCTTACCCAGCCACATATCTTCTAAGTGGTGCAGCCAGAATTTGGCGGGGGGAGTGCGACCAAGAGGCCTACACTCAGTCCTGTGCTCTGTGCTGTGGAGGAGAGATGACCAGGAGCAGAAACTTCATTCAGGGGCATCTCAGGCACCAGCTCCCCCATGAGCCAGGTaagttccctccctcccttcaccaAGCACCATGTGTTTCCTCATGTGCCAAATGAAGAGGATTAGATACtcaagaatggaatgaatgggTGAGTGAGTCCTTTGTTGCACCCAAGTCTGATTTTCTGTGCGCCTGCTCACCCCACCCTGCATGTTCTAAGCATGCTTCCATAAGGCTGTGCCCCACCCTCTGATTCTAGAGTCTGGACTGTATCAGAGATGAGTGCCTACTAGAGGTAATAAGGTCAGGACTCCAAACCTTGTCCATCCCCCAAAGTACTGAGCCCCCACCATGCACCAGCCCATGACAGATGCTTTGCACTTGTGATATCACCCATCCCTTGACAACCCAGCAAGTtctattattgttcccattttacaggcaaTAACATAAGTGCTTTCCCAGGGTCCCACACTGGTGACAGTGAGGGCCCAGGGTCTGAGAGCCCAGATCGCACATGTGCGGGCTGGTGGCAGGGCAGATGGCAGCAATCAGACTCAGACATTTCTCTGCAGTTGTGCTGTGGGCTCAGGGTGGCTCTTCACGACGGGGCCCCTTCGTGGGGTCATGCACTCCTGTGTGCTTTCCCTTGCATCATGCCTTGCCTGTCTTGGCAAATATTTCTCTGGAGTTTACCCAGCCAGTCCAAGGTCACAGGGAAGCCCTGTCTGTGTCTCACACAGAAGGTCAACGTCCAGCACTGTCCAAACTTTACTCAGCAAACAGTCACAAAGCAGCTCCTGTGTGGGGGGTCGGGGGTGGGCTCACTGTGGTCTCTGCTGCATGTCACACATTGAAGCACTGTGCTGGGGGTCATCGCAGGCTGTTTAACTCAATTGTCACATAAGCCTGGGTGCACAAAGTGGTAGAGCAGCTCAGAGAGAGATGGACAGACAGCATGAACCTCTGAGGAGTCAGGTTTTCGTGGATGAAGGGACACTAAGATGGCTTTGGAGCGTGAGAAGGACTTCACCTAGCAGATGTGGGAAAGGAATGAGACCTCCAGGCCGAGGGACTGGCTGGAGACGAGCGTGATGTGGTGAGCCATGGAGTGTATGGGTCCCCACAGAACTTCAGTCTGGGCCTGCACAGGGCAtgtggaggaaaggaggagggaggtggcCGTGCCGGCGGTTCAGTGACAGAGATCCTAAATGGGAGGTCAGTGTTTTGTCTGATCTCTTTCATCCCAATTTCAGGGTAGTTTGGTCATCCATTCCACATTCCAAGTGTCCCCTGGACCCTttctctccctcaccctcctgtCTGCACATGAGTAGTTGCCTCCATGCAGCCCTCCTAGGACGCTCACCTCTATCCACAGATGCTTCTCCAAAACCCACCAGGCCCTCCCATGGAACGAGCTCACCTGCAAGGTAAAATCAGGTCACGGTCACATAT encodes the following:
- the SERPINA5 gene encoding plasma serine protease inhibitor precursor (The RefSeq protein has 1 substitution compared to this genomic sequence); the encoded protein is MQLFLLLCLVLLSPQGASLHRHHPREMKKRVEDLHVGATVAPSSRRDFTFDLYRALASAAPSQNIFFSPVSISMSLAMLSLGAGSSTKMQILEGLGLNLQKSSEEELHRGFQQLLQELNQPRDGFQLSLGNALFTDLVVDLQDTFVSAMKTLYLADTFPTNFRDSAGAMKQINDYVAKQTKGKIVDLLKNLDSNAVVIMVNYIFFKAKWETSFNHKGTQEQDFYVTSETVVRVPMMSREDQYHYLLDRNLSCRVVGVPYQGNATALFILPSEGKMQQVENGLSEKTLRKWLKMFKKRQLELYLPKFSIEGSYQLEKVLPNLGISNVFTSHADLSGISNHSNIQVSEMVHKAVVEVDESGTRAAAATGTIFTFRSARLNSQRLVFNRPFLMFIVDNNILFLGKVNRP
- the SERPINA5 gene encoding plasma serine protease inhibitor isoform X1 produces the protein MQLFLLLCLVLLSPQGASLHRHHPREMKKRVEDLHVGATVAPSSRRDFTFDLYRALASAAPSQNIFFSPVSISMSLAMLSLGAGSSTKMQILEGLGLNLQKSSEEELHRGFQQLLQELNQPRDGFQLSLGNALFTDLVVDLQDTFVSAMKTLYLADTFPTNFRDSAGAMKQINDYVAKQTKGKIVDLLKNLDSNAVVIMVNYIFFKAKWETSFNHKGTQEQDFYVTSETVVRVPMMSREDQYHYLLDRNLSCRVVGVPYQGNATALFILPSEGKMQQVENGLSEKTLRKWLKMFKKRQLELYLPKFSIEGSYQLEKVLPNLGISNVFTSHADLSGISNHSNIQVSEVVHKAVVEVDESGTRAAAATGTIFTFRSARLNSQRLVFNRPFLMFIVDNNILFLGKVNRP